CTAGATGTGCAGAAGTTTCCCCTGCGCATGAAGGACAACGACCTCCTTGTCAGTGAGCTCTACCGGGACCCGGCAGAGGACGGAGTCACGGCCCTCAGCGTCTACCTCACCCCCAAGACCAGTAAGCTATGACCGgccccccccatctcccccccccccccaccccgctgccaGCAACCCCAGCCCACAGCCGCCTCCCCACCACTGTGTAGCATGACCCCGTGAGATTTACTGGGAGGAGAAAAGATTCAATTCTCActtagtcattcaacaaacaccgGGCACCGCTTGTATGTAAGCTGTGGCAGGTCTCTCCAACCAGGAGCAGACTTGGCCACGAGcagttctttgtgtttcttttccacCTCTGCAATGAGGACATGATGCTTCCACGCTCATAAAACAAAGAGGGTGTGTGTTTTACGGCGGACGAAACCGAGTTCTCTCACTTGGGAACAGTTTTTTTGATTTGGTTTCTTGGCTTTAAATGCAGAAAATTAggctagttgttttttttttttttttaattatcgtttacttagaaaattatttattagagaaagagCGCACGCAgtcaagcaggagaggggcacagggagagagagaaaaaaaattttttttaatatttatttatttctggggaggagcagagagagggaggcacagaatctgaagcaggctgcaggctccaggctctgagctgtcagtgcagagccagacgcggggctcgatcgcaggacggtgagatcatgacctgagccaaagtcagatgcttaaccagctgagccagccaggcgcccctctatttttctgtctgtcccctctcttattagctccgtctctctctgccttactttctgtccctgctcctctctttctctgatctctccctctgtctctccctttctgacATCTCACTGCCTTAttatctctgtctgcccctctctccttgctTTCTGACTCtatctctgtccttctctttctctctgccgtGATTTCTGTCTCCCTGTGACCCAGTCGCTGTCTTCATCCTCGGCCCCTCACCAGGTGACAGCGGGAACTGGATCGAGATTGCCTATGGCACCAGCTCAGGGGGTGTGCGGGTCATTGTGCAGCACCCCGAGACTGTGGGCTCCGGGCCTCAGCTCTTCCAGACCTTCACCGTGCACCGCAGCCCCGTCACCAAGATCATGCTCTCGGAGAAGCACCTCATCTCAGGTGGGCCTCACCGGGCTGCCCCAACTGCCCATCTCCTCGCAAGAGGATGGCCCGGAGGGGAGCATGAAACCAGGGGGTGAGACCTCCAGGGGGGAGGGAATTTTAACCTGGAACAGTAATTGCAGAAGTGAGAGAATAGTGTAAGGGGACCCATCTAAGCAAGAGTGAGAAATTCATCAATTCAGCAAACATtggttgagcacctactgtgtgccaggcccagggGATACAGTGATGGACAAGACGGGCCAAGTGCCCGCCCTTAGGGAGCTGATGTTCTGCGGGAAGGCagatgacaaataaataaatcagaatataAGTCACCAACAGGCAACGATGAAGACCATGAGTAAAAACAAAAGTTGTGTGAGTGGCTTGAGAGTGTTGGGGTCACTGAGGAAGGAGCTTTGAGCGAAACCAAGGAAATAAGCAGTGCAGCTCGGTGGGGACAAACATTCTAGCAGAGGGAACAGGCATTGCAAGGGCTCTGAGCCAGGAGGATGATAGATGTGTCTGAGGAAGCAGAGTGGGCAAGGGAGACAGTAGGACCTTGTAAGCCATGAAGATGACTTTGTCCTTGCCCTTGACTGGGTAGGTATCATGGGAAAGAGGgttgtgagcagaggagggccatGATCTGACACAGTTATTCACAGGGACTCTCTGGCTATGCGTTGGGGCAGGACAGGAGCAGGAGTCCCGGGAGGAGGCTGCTGCCATGGACAGGACCAGGGTGGGGACAGTGACAGGGTTAGATGAGATCAGGCTCTGGAACAATTTTAGAGGAAGAACCAAGAGGATTTTTGACCATTTGGGAGTTCTGGGGAAGAGCGAATTCTCTGAAAGGAAAGAATCCAGAGGGGCCCAAATCCTGACACCTTTGAAAAGGGTCATCCTGGGGCTCGGGAAGGTTGGGCCGTGGTGATGACAGCTGGCCTGACCGGCCGTTGCCCCTGTGCTCCTCAGTCTGTGCCGACAACAACCACGTGCGCACGTGGTCCGTGACTCGCTTCCGGGGCATGATTTCCACCCAGCCCGGCTCCACCCCACTCGCTTCCTTCAAGATCCTGGCACTGGAGTCGGCCGACGGGCATGGTGGCTGCAGCGCTGGCAATGACATTGGTGCCTACCAGCCCCTGGTCCCCCATCCCATGCACCCTGCCTGACCTCCATTGGCCTCCACTGGCTTCTTCCCTGACCCCCTGTAGACCTCTCCTGACCCACCCAGCTGACCTGGCTGCCACCTGACCCCTGTCAATCTCCATTTACTCCCAGCTACCCCCGTTGAATTCTGTTACCCCGTTGATTCCTGCTGACCGCCACCTGACCTgggacccccaccccacagccctgAGCTCCACTGACTGACCCTCAGCCCTCTCTGACCCCGCCCAATTCCAGAAAGCTGGGGATGGGGACAAGGGGGCAGAGCCTTAGGGTCTGGAGTCCCAGGGAGCCCTGACTGGCCCTGACTCCCCCCACCATCCTGGCCCAGGCCCCTACGGCGAGCGGGACGACCAGCAAGTGTTCATTCAGAAGGTGGTGCCAACCGCCAGCCAGCTCTTTGTGCGTCTTTCATCCACTGGCCAGCGGTGAGGACCATCCCATCGAACGGGGAGGGTGgtcaggggagagggcaggacaCCAGCTGGGTCACGGAGGCCAAAAGGGGGTCCTAGCCAAGGAACGCCTGAAGGAGCAAAGGCTGGGAGGGGGCACGAGGCCTGGTCCTGGGTTTGGGGGCTGGAGGAATTCAAGGTGTGACATGTGTGGGTAGCGGTGAGGCTGGGGAAGCCCCAGGTGCCTGTGCCGGACCTCATGCAGGTCACTCGGTGTGGTCAGAGCCCGGGATCGGGGCAGGAGGCACAGGTGGGGGGTgctggggacagggggaggggcacaggcagCTGTAGGAGCCCAGAGGAGGTGCTTGCTCCAGTCTGGGGAGGGGGCCTGTGAGGGTTTTCGTGAGGACCTTGGAGATAAACAGCAATGAGCagaagaaaggaggggcaggggtgcGCCAGGTGAAGGAACAGCGTGGGTGAAGGCTGGGAATGGACAGCCAGTGAGGTGCACGTGGTCTGGGGGCCGGACCTCCGTACAGGCTGCTGAGGGGCACGGAGGAGCTGAGATTGGCCTGGGCTGCTGGGGAGCCGTGACCACCATGGGGGTTGGACTGGAGGTGGGACAGGAGTCCGAGAGTCCAGGGAAGAGTCTGGGACAGGTGGGGACAGGAGCCGGCAGGGCTTGACCAGGGCcagacaggaggggaggagggggccctgGAGGCTgaagggatggggcagggggttGGAAGCTGGTGataggaggggagggaggcccccAGGATGACAAGCCTTCTCTGAGTCAGGAACCACCAGGGAGAGCAGCAGATTTGGGGGAGAATCCCCATGGGGACGTGGGGTGATGCTGGACAGGAGCCATCCCAGAGGCCTCTGCACCCCGAGAGtacatgggggaaggggaaagaagccTGGGGTGGTGGTTGGAGAGGCAGCGACTAAAGCCATAATGGTGGGGACTGTGGCCTGGGAAGGGGTGTACAGGTGAGAAGAGGGACCGGGGCCAGGGTGACCCCCTCTCCCTTCCATCTCAGGGTGTGCTCGGTGCGCTCGGTGGACGGCTCCCCCACCACCGCCTTCACGGTGCTCGAGTGTGAGGGCTCGCGGCGGCTCGGCTCTCGGCCCCGGCGCTACCTGCTCACCGGCCAGGCCAATGGCAGCCTGGCCATGTGGGACCTGACCACCGCCATGGACGGCCTCGGCCAGGCCCCTGGTACTCCCTATACCTGGCCTCCATGCCGGCCCCTGTCCACAACCTCCTTTGCCAGTCTCCCTCCCAGGCTCTTGCCCTCTGacccctttcctctgcctttgaACCCCAGCTTGCCCTCACTTTTCCACCCTCTCGTAGCTTCTGACCCCTAGCCTTTGACCTCTGCGTTTTTCCTCCTATCCTGACCTCAAGCCTTGCGTGTGACCTTTGTCCCTTGCCCAGTGGCCCCTGCCTTGCCCCCCCAGCAGGTGGGCTGACCGAGGAAGAGCTGATGGAGCAGCTGGAGCAATGTGAGCTGGCGCCACTGGCTTCCTCTCGGagctctctccccagcccctcccctcgcACGTCTCTCACCAGGTAGACTGAACTCCACTTTCCCTTCTgtgcaatgggggggggggggggcgggggaggtggggggagctgcCTCCCTGCCCATGATGACCCTCACTGACCCTCATCACCGCCCCCCAGTCTCCACTCAGCCTCCCTGTCTGGCCGTCTTGGGAGCCTGAGCCCCCCCCAGGCTGAGGCCCGGCGCCGCGGGGGAGGCAGCTTCGTGGAACGCTGCCAGGAGCTGGTGCGGAGTGGGCCAGAGTCCCGACGGCCCCCGACACCAGCGCCTCGGCCCTCCACGGGTCTCGGGGCTCCCCTTGCACCCCCCAAGGTGAAGCTCAATGAAACTTCCTTCTGAACACAGCTGCCATGGTGCCTTTGGATACCCAGGTCCTGGGCGggggacggggtggggtggggtggcagggctCAGGTGCTTCCCTGCTTCCTGTCAGAGCCCTGGGTTCAGGGCCAGAGCTTCCTTGGAATGGTCGTTGTTACTaggcccccactgccccccctTTTCTGGAGCCAAAGTCGCCCTCCCCTAATAAAGTTGTCACTGCCAACACCTTGCTGAAATTCTTAGAGGGTTTGGGGACCCCCAGGGAAAGGGTGGGAGAGATGTGAGGACCAGCCAGATGTCTGGCTGTAGATTTAGGAACATCTGTCTCTCTTGGTTTAAGCAAAGAAGGGGAATGTAATGGTTTACATCTGGCTTCAGGCATAGTTGGATCCAGGGATTCAGATACTCGTCCAGAACGTCTTTCCATCTATTTGGTTTTGCTCTCCTCTGGGATGCATGATACTCAGGTTTTCCCCTCTCGGTGCCAAGATGACTCCAGGTACCTCCTTagcaacttgttttttttctagcAACAGCAACAAATCACACGACTGATTCTTATTGACTTGAATTTAGTCAGACGGCCATCCCTGAACCAGCCACTATGGCCAGTGTGATGGAGGCCTTCCACGGTTCCAGGGGTCATGTGCCCTCACAGGCCAGGAGGTTGACAGATTGGAGGAGGAGTTCCTGAAAGGTGAATCAGGGTACTGTTACCACAAGCAAGGACGACTGGCCACAGGTCAACAGAAACACAGATGTCAGCTATGTGATTGCCACATCCTAAACATTTGTACCCTAAGCATCGCCATCACAAACACCTTTCCCACATCCCTTTCCTGCCCATGCCAGAGAGGTTATGAGGGACAGGTTCAGCTCACTCTAGCTTAATATCCTTGagattttccccccaaataataCCTGTTTCCCATGGCAACTTCTCAGGAAAGATTTGTGCATCTTTTCCTTGAGCCAACgaagaggaaagaaagtgggGCAGACTGGGAACAAGGATTTTAGAATATGCTGATTTCCCTTGAAAAGGGAAATTAGTTCTGGAATGCCAGAGTTTCTGTAACATAGTGGAGAAGGGTCCAGAGTGTTAGGGAATCTAGAACACAGGGATATTCTAGAGTGCTAGCAGATGAACAGTATTGGGATCCCCCCGCCCTGCATTTCAGAGAATCCACACAACAGAAGTTTGTTTGACCAAAGGACCTGGAAGTCAATGGTTCTAGAACAGGGGAGTGTTGTAGAATGCCTATGATTCTACACTTGCATGCCAGAGATTTGGAGATGCTGAGAATTACAGGAAACAGCAATGTGGAGTACTAGAAAATCTAGACCATAGGGTATTCTGGAATGTCAGCTCTTCTGGATCGCTAGAGGGTTTGTTTGCATTCCAAGAAACCCATAATGGTAAGGGCCTCTGGATTGTCAGGGGATCTAGAACATGAACAGAGATGAATGATTCAAAAACATGAGTGTTTTGGAATACCTGTGAACCTcaaactttagaaatatttttacatgccAAGGCATTCAGAACCCTAGGGAATGTTTGAATGTTAGAAAGTCTAGAACATAGGAGGAGGGGTTGTGAATTCAGGGAATCTAGAATGTGGGATGTTTTATAATGCTCACAGATCTAGAATACTGAGATAGTTTTTCCTTGCCAGGGAATCTGGAACACGTTGTGTTTCTGGATTGCTGGTGATTCTAGAACtgagagagaaaatgtaagaaaatctGGAACACTAAAGAGATTTGTCTGTCTGTTAATACCAGGGATAAAACCCAGCGTGTGAGCACACGATGGGAGGAAGCTTCTGGAATGCCACAGTACCAGAACTCAGGGATTCAGAAGGGTTGAGATCAGATCAGGATCCAAGGGATGACATAGAAACGACCCCGGGAGATAGTGGCACTGATGGGGAAGGATTGGGAGCTGGGGACTCCAAATTCAGGGGGGATGGGAAGCCAACGCCATCCCCGGAAGTTGTAGTGGTGAGCCAGAGGCTGTTGCCTAGCAACGAGCATTGAAGATGCCCCGGATCCCAGGCAGAAGGGAGAAATTTCAGCAGCGCCCCCAGCAAATGCTCCAGCCACAGGGTAGGAGGTGAGGAGGAGGGCAACGGAGGGGGGCATGGGGGGCCAGGACATGCTGTCCTGCAGGGCCATGTTAACAGGGATTGTGGGGGCTTCCCCAAAACAAGGCCACGGAACACATTCAGTGGGCAGTCAGGCACTCCCTCATCATGCTAAGACAGCCCACGAATGTCCCTGAGTGTCATCGTTACTGCTCTAAGGGGCTGCGTGCCCCTGGATGGTGGGTGGGCCTGGATTTCTGGGTGTCCGTGTGGGATGGAGGTGTGGATTGCTGTAGGTGGCAGTAACAGTGTGAGCGGGGCTATGTGAGTTACCCGGTGCTCACTGTACAGGGGAGGGTTGAAAGGGTCGCCCCTCCACGGAAGGAGCAGGAATGGGGGATGAGGACAAAGCTGGATCGGTTATGTTCTCAGCCTAGGGTGGGCCCTCTGATCAGGGAAGGTGGCCTAGTATCCTGTGTGGGTGGAGCCTGTGATCCACTGGGGGCGGAGCTAGCGATCCAGAACTGGAAACTAAAAGGCTCAAAAACCGCCTGGAGGGATGGGGCCTGGAACCTCGGAGGCGGGGCAAATATGAAAGGGGTGGGGCTTGGGATCCTAAGCATGGGGCTGCACCAGAATTCGCTATGGGAAGGGCAGTGGCCTTAAATTCAGACGGGAAGGGGGCAAGTAGGGAGCTGGGGTCGGAAACTCAGGGGGCGGTGCCTTTGGAAGAAGAGAGGCGGGGCAAATTTCGAGGGGGGAAAAGGGTGGGGCCTTGAGTTTAAAATGAAGTAAAGGGGCTGGGCTTGTGACCTACGGAGATGGGAAACCATAagcaaagcttggagcctggacctcCCTAAAGAGAGAGCAGATAGGGCCTAAGGCCCTCTGAGGCTTGGGGTCCCCAGAAAGGGAGGGGACTAGAATTCTCTAAAGAGAGAGTCTGTAATTCTGGCAGTGGGAGGGGTGCTGTTGGGAATCTTTAAAGGTTCAGGATAGGGAAGGGGAGTCTGGTACCCCCTAGGGGCAGCTGCGGAGAGGGGTGTAAGGAGGAGAACAGTTCTCTAGGAGCCCCTTGGAAGCCAAGTctgtgggtcaggggcagagactCGGTCCTGTGATGGACAGAGGCTACAACCTTCCGAGGAACAAGATTCTGCTTGTTGGACCCGGAACCCCAGCAGCACAGGGCCTTGAGAAGGGGAAACCCTTTGGGAAGGTGCAGGGTGGGCCTGGGGCCACAGAGCGGTCGGACCTGGGGCCTACTGCAGGATTAGCACTACCCCCCACCCAGAATCCTGAGCCTCTAGTGTGAGTAGTGGACACCTATGGGGGTTTCCAGCGTTTACACCAGTCAGGGAGCAAATTCTGATCAAATTCTCCTACTACTGTGAGCGAAGGATGAGGCCTGAGTCTAATTTAAGGGACTGCCCACTGCCTATGCGTCCCTCCCAaccgtggtgggggggggggggtcccagcaCCTCCGCTCTTGGGCTCTCCTTCACAAGTTGGTACCCGCCTCCCGATTTCGCCTCCAGCACTGAGAACTCCAGGCCCCAGCGCCCCCCGCCCGGCACCTGTCCCGCTAGCCCCTCCCCTGCCGCCTTCCGATTGGCCGCGCGGACAGCGCCCCCTTGCGGCACCGGGCTCTGATTGGCGGGAAAGTTCGCAGCCGCGGCTAAGACTGTGGAGAAAATGAGTCGGCctcgggcgggggcggggggcggggccgcgccAAGCCGGACCCGCTGGACAGACGGCCCGCCTGGAGCGGGACTCCACGCCGGACACGATGCGGCGGCCTGGCCCCAGCGGCCGCCGCCCCCtcctgctggtgctgctgctgccactCTTCGCAGCCGCCGCCTCCgccaccagccccagccccagcgaGGCCGTCGAGGTTGCGGGGATCCCGGGCCGCCAGGCCGGGTAAGCCCCGCTGCGGCCCCTTCTTCCTTGTGCCCCCTCCATCCAATAAGTCTGGTGGTCCGTGAGGACCAGGACTTGCGGATTTAGGGGAATACGAACCCAGTGCTTCAGGGTAGGGATGAAAGAGCCAGAGCTCTTGGATTTGTTAGGGCCCTCTACTTTGCAGGGGTTAGAATCCGGGGAGTACTGAGATTTTGAGGCGAGGGAGTCCCCGCCGGTGTGATAGATGATTGTAGCCCCAGGGAATtccagggttgtttttttgtgggttttgtttttttttttttttttttttttttttttttccggagaAGGGTCCCAGTTTATATGGGAATAGGGCTTTGAGTTTCCTAAGATGATAGATGGGTGGGGCCCCCCAGCTAGGATGGGGTTCCCCAAGCTTCTTGGGCGCTTAAGGAGGAGTATGGGAGGTTGTGAAGGGATTCTATGGTGGAGTTGAGATGTCCTGATTTTCTGGGGTTTGGGAACGACTGGATTAATTAAAGGGACCCTTGGGTTTTCCTAGTGACTTAGGAAGACGTGGACTTCGAGCCTGATGGCGGAGGGGCTTGCAAGGGGTTGTGCGGAGGGGGGTTCCTCAGATCTCCTGAGGGTTGGGGATGCTCTTGTTTCCTAGAAAGAGGATCCCGGGCTTGAATGAGGGTACCAGTGATTCGCGGCAAAAGATCCAAAACTTCCTATAGATGCGGGGGTTATAGCCACCCTTCCTGTCTACGGGTGACGAGATCGAAGGAAGCAGTCTGCCCagtacccccaccccccgccctgcgGCCCAGCGCTCCGTTACAAAGGCCCCGGGCTCTGCTCCCGCCTCGGTCTCTGCGAATGCGTTTAGTAACCCGAGccgcgccgggggcggggccgggaagGGGTTAACGCAGAGAAAAGGCGGGAGGGATAACAGCAAGATCTGGGGTCCCGGAGGCTCCCATTCGGGCGGCCTCCTTCCCCACTGAGCCCCACCCGTCTGGAAAGAGTCATTGAGCCCGACGTCCCCTTCACAGCATCTCCCCACTGCCCTTCTCTCGGGGCCAGAGCGCGCGTCCTCGTCCCTCGTCCCCCTTAGCCTGGGGATAATGGATTTGTCTGGGGGGCCCCTTGGTTGCGACGCACTTGCGCTGGAGCTGAGGACTCCGCTACTCAGAATCTGAGACCCACTGAGCGGGGGATTTCTCAAAGAACTCCTTCCTCCTGGTCAGgcgggaaactgaggcccaaagacaAGGAGATGCTGGCTCCAGGACACAGCGCGTGGAAGCGCAGGAACGGTCTAGAACTCGGACCTTGGGATTCCCAGTTCTGGGCTGTGGCTCCTTCTGtatccccctcctcctcctcctcagcacCCCGCTGGACCCACAGTCAAAAAGAGGACCTCCCTCCCCAGCCGCTGAGGCCTGTGGAAGTGGCGCCACCTGCTGGCCATGCTCGGGATGATGGCTGAGTCAAGGACAGAGATGTGCGGGAGGGCGGGGTTCTAGATTCCCAGGCAGTACGGGCTTGGCAGTGAACTTAAAGATCCGCTTTgcgtcatttaaaaaaaaattaaaaaaataaggctttAAAATGTCCTTACCAATAAGACTTTACCACTAAACACTtgagaaaacaaattaaagtaGGGTTGCTGCGACTTTCATGCGCGGAGAATCTAAGCCATTTTGCCTCCCACTGTGCAGATGGGAAGCAGGCATCCGCGCAGTGCCACAAATTAATTAAACATCGATTTCGAGTTGCTCTCAAGCCTTCTCTTGACTTTCCCTCCCCTACCCACCGTTGCCCTCTTTGGGCAGTTTGAGAGGGTTAGGGGTCTGAGTGACTTCCACCCCTGTTTACAGCGTGGCTGCCTTGTCGGTGCTGCCCAGGCCAGTCGCCCAAGAGAAGTCGCTGCGTCAGAGGTGGGTTCTTCTAGGTGGGGTATAGGCAGGGAGTGAAAGGGGGTAAGAGCAGAGGTGTCAGCcgctcccttccccacctctcatcCCAGCCGAATGCTGGATGCACTTGGTGGAAAGACTTGGTCCCTTCCTTCTCCACTAAGTCCCTGGCTGTCTCCAAAGCCTCCTGCAGGGTCCAGAGCTGCCCGCCTGAAAAGTGTGCAGGCCCTCAGCAGTGCCTGACCCCAGTGCCCCAGGTGCTGCCGAGCCCAGCCCCAGCGGCGAGGAAGAGAACAGGTGTCCCTCAACTGGCAGCCACTGACGTGAGTGTGCAATCCCTCCCCTACCAGATTGCTCAGGAGCTCCCGGCTTCCCCGCCACCAGCCACCATTCCCGGCACACGTTTCTT
The Lynx canadensis isolate LIC74 chromosome E2, mLynCan4.pri.v2, whole genome shotgun sequence genome window above contains:
- the SHKBP1 gene encoding SH3KBP1-binding protein 1 isoform X1, whose protein sequence is MAAAAPAAEGVPSRGPPGEVIHLNVGGKRFSTSRQTLTWIPDSFFSSLLSGRISTLKDETGAIFIDRDPTVFAPILNFLRTKELDPRGVHGSSLLHEAQFYGLTPLVRRLQLREELDRSSCGNVLFNGYLPPPVFPVKRRNRHSLVGPQQSGGRPAPVRRSNTMPPNLGNAGLLGRVLDERAPPSPSGPPEEPGIVRLVCGHHNWIAVAYTQFLVCYRLKEASGWQLVFSSPRLDWPIERLALTARVLGGALGEHDKMVAAATGSEILLWALQAEGGGSEIGVFHLGVPVEALFFVGNQLIATSHTGRIGVWNAVTKHWQVQEVQPITSYDAAGSFLLLGCDNGSIYYVDVQKFPLRMKDNDLLVSELYRDPAEDGVTALSVYLTPKTSDSGNWIEIAYGTSSGGVRVIVQHPETVGSGPQLFQTFTVHRSPVTKIMLSEKHLISVCADNNHVRTWSVTRFRGMISTQPGSTPLASFKILALESADGHGGCSAGNDIGPYGERDDQQVFIQKVVPTASQLFVRLSSTGQRVCSVRSVDGSPTTAFTVLECEGSRRLGSRPRRYLLTGQANGSLAMWDLTTAMDGLGQAPAGGLTEEELMEQLEQCELAPLASSRSSLPSPSPRTSLTSLHSASLSGRLGSLSPPQAEARRRGGGSFVERCQELVRSGPESRRPPTPAPRPSTGLGAPLAPPKVKLNETSF
- the SHKBP1 gene encoding SH3KBP1-binding protein 1 isoform X2: MAAAAPAAEGVPSRGPPGEVIHLNVGGKRFSTSRQTLTWIPDSFFSSLLSGRISTLKDETGAIFIDRDPTVFAPILNFLRTKELDPRGVHGSSLLHEAQFYGLTPLVRRLQLREELDRSSCGNVLFNGYLPPPVFPVKRRNRHSLVGPQQSGGRPAPVRRSNTMPPNLGNAGLLGRVLDERAPPSPSGPPEEPGIVRLVCGHHNWIAVAYTQFLVCYRLKEASGWQLVFSSPRLDWPIERLALTARVLGGALGEHDKMVAAATGSEILLWALQAEGGGSEIGVFHLGVPVEALFFVGNQLIATSHTGRIGVWNAVTKHWQVQEVQPITSYDAAGSFLLLGCDNGSIYYVDVQKFPLRMKDNDLLVSELYRDPAEDGVTALSVYLTPKTSDSGNWIEIAYGTSSGGVRVIVQHPETVGSGPQLFQTFTVHRSPVTKIMLSEKHLISVCADNNHVRTWSVTRFRGMISTQPGSTPLASFKILALESADGHGGCSAGNDIGPYGERDDQQVFIQKVVPTASQLFVRLSSTGQRVCSVRSVDGSPTTAFTVLECEGSRRLGSRPRRYLLTGQANGSLAMWDLTTAMDGLGQAPGGLTEEELMEQLEQCELAPLASSRSSLPSPSPRTSLTSLHSASLSGRLGSLSPPQAEARRRGGGSFVERCQELVRSGPESRRPPTPAPRPSTGLGAPLAPPKVKLNETSF